Proteins from a genomic interval of Corythoichthys intestinalis isolate RoL2023-P3 chromosome 3, ASM3026506v1, whole genome shotgun sequence:
- the cenatac gene encoding coiled-coil domain-containing protein 84 — protein MGAYYCAICRQTAFNGKGHIFGKHHQSRLRLVLMKFIEKVKDARRTLKKPEVERFDYTQHKKTFWCYCCGLEVERNVTDGKMTVLHGGLLEHMATSEHRKSTHKFWWDNKADPKLKDKVIITQEETELFKAEVEKVLASYVEKEDEFIQQQADLIRVQEKQREEFLKSLPEHEAEPASVNGRHGTELAAQASVRFQWTSRGANQRTDSGVDSMVDAQQQGLTFIGYQDSSNSGNVHTGAVPPWLQEDDPLEGTSASAAPPEIGPSAQEFLRQKEQEKMRKLPPNRVGANFDHSSHTDANWLPSFGRVWNSGRRWQSRHQFRQEEGQKNNMKRKMKHDAEGSKKRSTTADDHVLDY, from the exons ATGGGCGCATATTACTGCGCCATATGTAGGCAAACTGCGTTCAACGGGAAAGGACACATTTTCGGGAAACATCATCAGAGCAGGTTAAGGCTGGTTCTGATGAAATTCATAGAGAAG GTGAAGGATGCACGGCGAACACTTAAAAAACCGGAAGTCGAAAGGTTTGATTACACCCAACACAAGAAAACCTTCTGGTGTTACTGCTGTGGCCTGGAAGTTGAACGGAATGTTACCGATGGAAAAATGACCGTGTTACATGGAGGCTTATTGGAGCACATGGCCAC ATCAGAACACAGAAAGAGTACCCACAAGTTCTGGTGGGACAACAAAGCTGATCCCAAGTTGAAAGACAAAGTCATCATCACACAGGaagagactgaact GTTCAAAGCTGAGGtggaaaaagtattggcatcataTGTGGAGAAGGAGGATGAATTCATTCAACAG CAAGCTGATTTGATCCGGGTCCAGGAGAAACAGCGTGAAGAATTTCTTAAGTCTCTTCCAGAG CATGAAGCAGAACCAGCGTCGGTTAACGGACGTCACGGAACAGAATTGGCAGCTCAAGCCAGCGTCAG ATTTCAATGGACGTCACGGGGAGCTAACCAGCGGACGGACAGCGGCGTTGACTCGATGGTTGACGCGCAGCAACAGGGCCTGACTTTCATTGGATATCAG GATTCATCAAACAGCGGAAATGTACACACAG GTGCTGTCCCTCCTTGGCTGCAAGAAGACGATCCTCTAGAGGGGACGTCCGCAAGTGCAGCACCACCAGAAATTGGCCCGTCAGCACAGGAGTTCCTCAGACAGA AGGAGCAAGAGAAGATGAGGAAGCTCCCACCGAACAGAGTGGGGGCCAACTTTGACCACAGCTCACACACAGACGCTAACTGGTTGCCTTCCTTCGGCCGCGTGTGGAACAGCGGCAGACGCTGGCAGTCAAG GCATCAGTTTAGACAGGAGGAAGGCCAGAAAAACAACATGAAGAGGAAGATGAAGCATGATGCTGAAGGGTCTAAAAAGAGAAGCACTACAGCAGATGACCATGTACTGGACTATTAA
- the LOC130913140 gene encoding zinc finger protein 233-like yields the protein MSVTQTTMSKLQDLRTFVNERLTAAAEEIFGVFEKTIVAYEQEMDRQRRLLDVVVCKPAAHSQRTESPEGASFTHVEQKHLEPPHVKVEQEERFSNCALWQPASNSDQNGSGADKDTTENLDFDTSEPSSDNQIVFRDYYPVNDPDYVSDNAASTMTSSVKTELLDENRTYNLENAMLATHPPLQLLEQHFHGGGGFLADSEAYTQAKPFVCDVCGKGFGFKRYLAQHMITHSAEKPYACSRCRKTFRRMQALQIHMRCHTGEKPYFCKTCGKRFCQSSALRVHLRVHTGEKPYSCDSCGTGFSSMPVLRNHIMRVHEGNMLYVERNAVVWPS from the exons ATGTCGGTCACGCAAACGACCATGTCTAAACTCCAAGACTTGAGAACGTTTGTCAACGAGCGATTGACTGCCGCCGCTGAAGAAATTTTCGGTGTTTTTGAGAAAACTATCGTCGCCTACGAACAAGAGATGGACCGTCAGCGCAGGCTTCTGGACGTCGTCGTCTGTAAACCTGCTGCTCATTCTCAAAGGACAG AGTCTCCAGAGGGAGCGTCATTTACCCACGTGGAGCAGAAGCATCTAGAGCCGCCTCACGTAAAAGTGGAACAGGAGGAGCGTTTCTCAAACTGTGCACTCTGGCAGCCGGCCTCGAACTCTGACCAGAATGGAAGCGGAGCAGACAAAGACACCACGGAAAACCTGGACTTTGACACCTCAGAACCAAGCAGCGATAATCAAATCGTCTTTCGTGACTACTATCCTGTAAATGACCCAGATTACGTCAGCGACAACGCGGCATCTACGATGACGAGCAGCGTTAAGACGGAACTTCTCGACGAGAACAGGACGTACAACCTGGAGAACGCGATGTTGGCCACGCACCCTCCGCTGCAACTTTTAGAGCAGCATTTCCACGGCGGCGGCGGCTTCCTCGCCGATTCAGAAGCGTACACGCAAgccaagccttttgtctgcgacGTCTGCGGAAAGGGCTTCGGCTTTAAGCGTTACCTAGCGCAGCACATGATCACGCACTCGGCGGAAAAGCCGTACGCTTGCAGCAGGTGTCGCAAAACTTTCCGCCGCATGCAGGCGCTGCAGATTCACATGCGTTGTCACACGGGCGAGAAGCCGTATTTCTGCAAAACATGCGGGAAAAGATTCTGCCAGAGCTCGGCGCTCAGAGTTCATCTCAGAGTCCACACGGGGGAGAAACCGTACTCCTGCGACAGCTGCGGGACCGGATTCAGTAGCATGCCGGTGCTGAGAAACCACATCATGAGGGTTCATGAAGGCAACATGCTGTACGTTGAGAGAAACGCCGTCGTGTGGCCAAGTTAA